GTTACTGCCTCACAAAATTCCACATTAATATCCGTATCCCTGTATTCACCGTCTAGATAAACGTTGAAGCAATAACCGGGCTCGATGCATTTTATCCCAGGATTTGCCTTGCGCACCTTTTCACCAAGTGCAGGGATAATTTTGAACAGTGCGTTGTAGTTAGGGGCGACAAAACGCGATGAGTAGACTGTATACCTAGGAATATCCTTGATAACTGCCTGATAATTCATAGAATGACCTTCTTTCTGTTTAAGAATGTAGTTTTCCAGTCGAAAGAGACGGTCAGCGATAGATTGTTGCTCGGATATAAGCTCAGCTTTTCGCTGTTCCAGAATCCCGAAGATATTGCAGCCGTCAATAATATCAGTGATTTCAGGAATGGAAAAACCCATCTGCCTCAGCGCCATAATTTCATAGAGACGGAAAAGCTGATTCGTTGTGTAATAGCGATAACCATTTTCCTTGTCTACATGAGCAGGCGTGAGAAGCCCAACCTCATCGTAATGGCGCAGCGTCTTGATAGTCACCCTGCCCAGCTTTGAAAACATACCGATGCGGTACATTCTTTCACCGTCCTTTCTTCTGTGGATTTATCCTACATTCTCCTGCAGCAGGAGAGTCAAGATTATTTTAGCATAGCCTTTCATAATTATGTCACACTTTGAATAATTCCTTGTCTAAATATATGTAAACAAATTTTAGGGAGGTATAAACCGTGTCAGATACAATCAATGCTCTGGCAGAAAAGGCAGTTAATGGGGACAAACAGGCCCTCGACCAATTGATTCTGGGTATTAAGGATAAGATCTACAATCTTTCCCTCCGCATGCTTTGGAATCCTGTTGATGCGGAGGATGTAACCCAGGAAATCCTGATCAAAGTGATTACCAATTTGTCTAAATTCAGAGGGGAGAGTAAATTTTCAACCTGGGTTTACCGTATTGCATCCAATCACTTAATTAACACCAATAAAAGAGGGCTGGAGAATCAGGAATTATCCTTTGAAATTTACGAACAAAGTATAAGAGAAGGTTTTGCAACCAAGGAACCGGTCCTGATTTCGGAAGTGGAGCGTAATATTTTGGCGGAGGAATTGAAAATCTCTTGTACCCATGGCATGCTTTTATGCTTAGACAGGGAACACAGGATGATCTATATCTTGAGTTCGATGTTTGGAATTAACAGTCATGAGGGAGCTGTCATTATGGAGATAACTCCTGAAACCTATAGAAAGAGATTATCCCGAACCAGGCAAAAGATGAGAAGTTTCATGGAAAACAACTGCGGATTAGTAAATCCGGATAAAATGTGCCGCTGCCAGCGAAGGGTTGAAGTCGCAGTCGAAAAGGGCAGGATTAACCCCAAACAATTAATCTTTGTTAAGGGTGCTGCAGCGGATACCCAACTGGTTGGAGTGTGTAAAGAGGAAATGGAAGAATTCGATCGGGTATCGGCTGTTTTCACCAGCAACCCTTATTATCTTACGCCTGAAAAAGTTCTTCAGGGTATCAAAAAAGTAATTACATCTCACAACTATAGAATTTTGGAGGCCTAAGGAATTTTTCGAGAGGAGAAATGATATTGGGGAAGCTTCTATTATCCTTATTGATAGGACTTGTGGCGGGAGTTATTGACATCATTCCAATGCTCATTCAAAAGCTGGATAAGTACTCAATAATATCTGCGTTAATTCAGTGGATTGTAGTCGGAGTGGTGGTTTCGCATATTCAAATTGAACTAGAAAGCTGGTTAAAAGGCCTGGTTATTGCTGTTTTGATGGGTCTGCCCATAATTGTTTTGGTGATGAAGAACGATGCCAAATCAGCACTGCCTATTTTGATGATGTGTGTGATACTTGGCAGTTTCGTTGGTTTTATAAGTGATAAGTATGTCAGATAAAAATAGCGTGAGTTGAGCAGGGAAAAGGTTAGGCCGCCTTCAGGAAAAAGGGAAGTAGGTTGGACCTGATAGCTCAAGGATAATTTGCTATGACCAGGGGTTTACGGCAGCGGATGAAGGATGCAGCCAGTAAGCCGGTGCCGTAAACCCCTCGATATACTAAGAGAATTTCGATACGATTTTCGAGAAAGAGAGAAGAGGTATGGTTAATCTTGTAGGGAAAAAGGAAAGAATAATTTGGATTTCCTTAGTGACCGTTATTTTGGTCATTTTTGTGCTTGCTATGGTAAATTTGGAGCAAGAGAAGACCGCATGGAGCCAGGAAGAGGCGAATTTGAGAGGACAAATTTCGGAGCTTACCTCTGAGACAGAAAGTGTGACAGAAAGTTATACACGGCAGAAAAGCGTTTTTCCAGGTAATAACCCCAATATTAAGTATGGTTTAGAACAGCAGGGATTTGTGGGCAGCGTTCAGGATATTGTTAATGACCTCATAAAACATCCTGAACTGATTCCTTATGAGGGAGTTTTAGGCGGAAAAATGGGCTTTTATAACAAAGACGAGATATATGTTCTTACAGATCAATGGGTTTGTGCGTATTTTAATGATGGGCACATCGGTGGATCTTTGTTGCTTAGTTATAAGATCAATAACGGGGCTATTGAATGGAAGGTAATAGATTCGCGCTTGTTTAATTGAAAGGAAAAGAAAGTGACAGCACTTGGTGCTGGGGTTTGTATCCTCTTAACTCTGCCCAAACCAGACTGGTGTCCCGGATACGGCTTCGCTGCAGGTGGCTATCACCAGCGATAATATTTTCCTTGTTAGTGGATGCCGGTGATATAATCATGATGAGAAAATGTATGTTGGGGATTAAGCAGCGGGCAGAAGAATTATAGCTCGCTATTCTTTCGACTTAGGCTATTTCCATTTTAGTGTAATTTGAGATATAATTAGCTCAAGATCTGGAGGAGAAATAGTCAGTAAATAATACTCAGGAGGCCTTCTACCGCTGTTTCCTTAGGGGACAGAATATTGAAGTGAATTTATCTATCACCAGGAGACTGACAAGAAATGTTAGTCTTTTATTTTTAAGATTGCTCCGGTAAAAGGTCTTTTTAAATGAGAGGAAGTAGTTGCATTGGAATTGCGGAAAGCAGACATTGAGGATTTGGATGTAATTTTAGATATTTATAATAAGGCAATTCGGGAAATGAACAGCAAGAATATCTATCAATGGGATGAAATTTACCCCGATCAGATAATTTTAGAACAAGATATATTAAATAAACAGATGTATGTTGGGATTATGGATAGCGAAATTGTCTCTGCCGTAGTTGTTAATGGTGAATTTGATGAAGAGTATAAAAGCGGGCATTGGAAATATGACCAGTTTGCTGTAATACACAGGCTGTGTGTTCACCCGGCTTACCAGAATAAGAAAGTTGGCAATGGTACCATGACCAAGATAGAAGAGCTATTGAGAACTGAGGGAATACAATCCATCAGATTAGATACTTTTTCGCTGAATCCCTATGCTTTAAATTTGTATGAAGCCCTGGGATACCTAAAGGTGGGCGAGGTGAATTGGAGAAAAGGTTTGTTTTATTTCCTTGAGAAAAAATTGGACGAAAAGGAGATAGTATGAGCGTTCAAATAATACTGGTATTTGTACTTAATTTTATTATCTCGATTATTGGGACCTTGGCTTACTCTGTCCGGTTGGTGGGTGTCCGAACCGGGAAAATAGCGGTATCCTTTGCCCTTTTCAATATTTTGATGCTGGTTTCAAGGATTGCAATTACTTTTCAAGTTCCCATACTTACTAAATATGTAGAAAAAACTTCCGGGGGCGGTGATTTATTAACTATTTTCAATGCAATAATTATTATTTCAGGGGTTGCCACAGTTTTTGGGGCTTTATTAATTCCAACCTTTCAAAGAATTCTCTGTAAGGGAGTGGAATCATTTTCTGCCGATAGGTCGTTATCGAAATTAATTTTGCATAGCTTTTCAAAGGCTGGGATCCGGTACATGAAAGAATGTGTTTCTGTACCATCTAGAGAAAATGTTAGACATCTGACTCATACAAAATTACCCAAGAAAATTATTGCTTGTAATCTGGCGGCAGTTGCATTACTTACGGTTGGTTCGCTTGCTCCCATCTATGCAGGGGTAATAGAACCTGACTTACGAGCCACATGTATTACGCTAGCATCGATTGTGAATGGTATTGCAACGATATTGATGACAGTTTTTATTGATCCTCAATTATCAATCATGACGGATGACGTAATTGATGGCAAATGTACTGAGGAAGAATTTAGATTATGCGTAGTTGGGTTGGTTGGGAGTAAAACATTAGGGACATTTGCGTCAATAGTGTTGCTTATTCCATTCTCATATCTAATTGTAATTGCAGCAAACATTATATAGGACACCCATTTCCGCAACTTTGTATAGATAAGGAAGAATGCGATGTTTAATATTCGACGAGCCGAAGCTGCAGATGCCCGGTTGTTATCAGAGATAGCTTATAATTCTGAAGCCTATTGGGGATATGATTCCGAT
This Desulfosporosinus orientis DSM 765 DNA region includes the following protein-coding sequences:
- a CDS encoding MerR family transcriptional regulator, with the protein product MYRIGMFSKLGRVTIKTLRHYDEVGLLTPAHVDKENGYRYYTTNQLFRLYEIMALRQMGFSIPEITDIIDGCNIFGILEQRKAELISEQQSIADRLFRLENYILKQKEGHSMNYQAVIKDIPRYTVYSSRFVAPNYNALFKIIPALGEKVRKANPGIKCIEPGYCFNVYLDGEYRDTDINVEFCEAVTDKGQDGDGILFKDIPAVKVVSVLHRGAYEKLGVAYVYVMQWVEQNGYRITGHVRESHIDGIWNKDSVDEWLTELQVPIEKK
- a CDS encoding RNA polymerase sigma factor, with protein sequence MSDTINALAEKAVNGDKQALDQLILGIKDKIYNLSLRMLWNPVDAEDVTQEILIKVITNLSKFRGESKFSTWVYRIASNHLINTNKRGLENQELSFEIYEQSIREGFATKEPVLISEVERNILAEELKISCTHGMLLCLDREHRMIYILSSMFGINSHEGAVIMEITPETYRKRLSRTRQKMRSFMENNCGLVNPDKMCRCQRRVEVAVEKGRINPKQLIFVKGAAADTQLVGVCKEEMEEFDRVSAVFTSNPYYLTPEKVLQGIKKVITSHNYRILEA
- a CDS encoding GNAT family N-acetyltransferase, translated to MELRKADIEDLDVILDIYNKAIREMNSKNIYQWDEIYPDQIILEQDILNKQMYVGIMDSEIVSAVVVNGEFDEEYKSGHWKYDQFAVIHRLCVHPAYQNKKVGNGTMTKIEELLRTEGIQSIRLDTFSLNPYALNLYEALGYLKVGEVNWRKGLFYFLEKKLDEKEIV
- a CDS encoding lipid II flippase Amj family protein, which produces MSVQIILVFVLNFIISIIGTLAYSVRLVGVRTGKIAVSFALFNILMLVSRIAITFQVPILTKYVEKTSGGGDLLTIFNAIIIISGVATVFGALLIPTFQRILCKGVESFSADRSLSKLILHSFSKAGIRYMKECVSVPSRENVRHLTHTKLPKKIIACNLAAVALLTVGSLAPIYAGVIEPDLRATCITLASIVNGIATILMTVFIDPQLSIMTDDVIDGKCTEEEFRLCVVGLVGSKTLGTFASIVLLIPFSYLIVIAANII